CTACCTAGATCGTCCATTTCCCATTGGTAAGGGCCAAACCATATCCGCACCCCATATGGTAGCGATTATTGCCGAAAAGTTAGAATTAACAGATGGAATGAGAATTTTGGAAATTGGAACTGGTTTGGGATATAATGCTGCAGTGGTAGCAGAAATCGCGGGTAACGAAGGGCATGTCTATACCATAGAACGAATCCCAGCACTGGTAGAAAAGTCTAGAGAAAACCTAAACAAGACTGGCTACTCCGATAGAGTAACGGTAATTGAGGGAGATGGGACCATAGGATACCCAGATAAAGCTCCATATGACCGCATATATGGAACAGCAAGTGCACCGAAAATTCCAGAACCCCTTAAAAAACAACTGAAAATTGGTGGAAAACTGATCATGCCCATGGGATCAGACTATTACCAGGAACTGGTGTTAGTAATGCGAATTTCAGATGATGATTTCCAGACCCGGAATCTGGGAGGGGTTGTTTTTGTCCCCATGATCGGAAAACATGGTTGGCCTGAAAATAAATAAAAGAATTCACGTTAAAACCTAACATTTTAGTATTATATTAAACCCTTTTTGATTATTCAATGTATAAATCCCTAGATATCCTATCTAAAATCCTTCCTTTGAACTATCTAAATATATCCCATTGCATACTTTTAAGTTATATCCTATTAAACAACTTAATCGAACACCAATGTAATTAGTAATCTAAAAACCCTGATTAACATGAAAATCTATATTGAAACTTTTGGTTGCACATTCAATCAGGCGGATTCCCAGATAATGGCCGGTTTATTAGAGGAAACTGGTGGAGAAATTGTAACATCCCTTGAAGATGCTGATGTTATTGTCATTAACACCTGTTATGTTAAACAACCCACTGAACAGAAGATAACCAATCACATTCAGAAAATCCAGACCCAGTTCCCACAGAAAAAACTGTTAATTGCTGGTTGTATGGTGGATATTGATCCTGAAAAACTAAAAAAACTGGCACCTAAAGCAGGATGGATTGGTGCTCGTCGCATAAACTCCATCCCCAATGTAGTCAAATCTATTATGGATAATCACATTATCCGGGAAACCGGTCATGGTCATGATATTAAGACCGGCCTTCCACGAAAACGTTCCAATCCCCGGGTACATATTCTCCAGATATGTGAGGGATGCCTGGGTAGATGCAGTTACTGCTGCACCAGATTTGCACGTGGAGACCTACAGAGTTATCCTTCATCTCTTCTAAAGGCTGAATCAGAACAGGCAGTGGAGGATGGTTGTATTGAAATCCAGCTCACTGCCCAGGACACTGCTGCTTACGGGAAAGACAGTGGAGAAAACCTCGCTGATCTCATCAACCAGATAACATCAATAGAAGGTGATTTCAGGGTAAGGGTAGGAATGATGCACCCCAAAAACATTAAAGAGGACCTGGCATCTATTACAAATTCATTTAAAAATGAAAAGGTCTATAATTTCCTTCACCTTCCATTGCAAAGTGGAAGTAACCGGATACTTTCGGATATGAAACGGGGACACAGTGTGGAAGAATACAAGGCCATTGTGAAACAGTTCCAAATGGAAATACCAGAACTATCCCTGGCAACAGATATTATTGTGGGATACCCCACCGAGGAGGAAGATGATTTCAACGCCACGTTAAATGTTATCAGTGAAATTCGCCCGGATTTCCTGCATATCTCCAAATATCATCATCGTCCGGGCACACGATCATCTTTACTTCCCCCTATTGATCATGCAATCATGAAAAAACGTTCCCGAGACTTGAATGATCTCAAGGTGGCTATTGCCATTAAGAATAATCAGAGGTTCATGGGTACCAATCAAAAAATACTGATTACGGATAGAGGGAGTAAAGGTGGTTATATTGGTCGCACCAATTCCTATAAAACGGTAGTAGTTGAGAAAGCTCATCTGGGAACCTTTCAGGATGTGGAGATCACCCAGGCCCTGAGCACCTATTTGAAGGGAAATCTTAAACGTTAATTGTGTGAGCTACTGGCTATTTCTTAGAGTGCTCACTATTACTCTTATTTTTAAATTTCATTTGAGGTCGTGATTATTATCGTCAGTGTAGGTTAATATCATTTTAGGCAATATATTTCCTTTTAATAACATTTTTGTCTATGAATTCTGCTTCTTTATAAAAAATCCGATTTTTAATGCCATAGTAAATCATATATGGGCTCATATAGAGACCAGTATTAGATAATATGCAATATTTAATATGCGAAAACTGCGGCGGTTACTATGCATTAATGGATGGAGAATCCCCCAGTGATTTTGATTCATGCCAATGCGGTGGTAAATTTTATCTGGTTGAAGATGATGGCCTCCACATCAAATCTCCCATGATCCTTTGCCAATATTGTGGAAATCCAAACCCCACAAACACGGCCTTCTGCAGCGAATGTGGTCAAATATTAATTCCTGCCAAGGAATTATCTGCAGTTATAAGAGGTGAAAAATTTAAACCCTTGGGAATATTCGCCGGGGTTGCATTTATTCTAGTTTCTATATTTATTCTAGGTTTATTTGTTTGAATGCAGATTCGATATTTTTAATTTGCATTTTTTTTGAAGAAGGAGCAATTATAGGCTTATAATAGTTTTAGTAAAAAATAAACTTAAAATTTCCAAGGAGTCTAATTTTTCACTTATTTCAAGAAAAATGGATTTATTGTACAGATTATATCTCCGCTATCCTGATCCATTTTAAAAATTTAAATTACTAGGGGAATACAATTCTTCTTTTATTATTGAATAGTAATATTTAAATATTATTACTAAAAATATAAAAAGTATAATTTTATTGATAAAAATTCGTGCTAAGGGTATTATGACTTATCTTCTTTGCCATGAATGTGGGGGATATTACAAACTCCAGGAAGGAGAATCACCTGATGATTTTGCCTGTTGTCAGTGTGGAGGGGAGTTATTTCCGGCATCTTTGAATGAGATTCTTTTTCAAAAAACTTCCCTAAAATGTCCGGGCTGTGGTGAAGTTTCTGATGGTAAAACATTCTGCCCTTATTGTGGCACAATATTGGATACCCATGAAAGTTCCAGATATAATGAACATTTCCATTTTCATGTAGTTGAAGCTAAAACCAGTAAAAACATCTATGCCGGTAGAAAAGTTAAAACAACTGATCCTGAAGATTGGTTTTTGCGGGATCGGCTTAGAATCGATACTGATGGTAATTATTTCCGACAGGAACTACCATCCATGTTTGATAGGCATGGAGAAAAAGGTAGTGGTCTTAATCATCTATGGGAATTTGGGTTTCTAATTCAAGATCTCCTCTCAGGAAGTGAAAATAGGGTTACAAGATTTTCGAAACTTAAATCCCCAGTTGAATTAGGATTATTAATTTATCTAGGTTCATGTTTGGTCTTTTATTATTTTGGAGGTGATGTTGCATTCCAAATATCTATAATTTTCATGTTAATTGCAAGCACAATAACCTCTTTCATGTTAAATAAGAAAGATTACAGTGATATTTTTATTGACATTAACCTTTTAGCAGGATTGTCCATCTTTGCAGTGATTCTGTTAATCTTTTTATTCATCAGATATTCAATTTTCCAATCACTTCCACATGAAACTCCCGGAAGTGGGTTATCTAACACTCGCTTAATCTTAATCCTCCTGTTGACAGTCACAGTGGCCAATATTGGTGGTTTAACAGGTGTTTTTATCCGTAAAAAAATATTGTAATTTAGTTTAACAAACCAAGGAAATTTCTATGATAAATTAGCATTTTGGTAAAATTCCTGGTGAAAAATTATTTAAAATCAAAGTAGCGGCTGATATTCAATAAGGGTGGGGTTTTAAATGAAATATATAATTTGTGATGAATGCAATGGATTTTACGAACTTGAAACCGGAGAATCAATAGAAGACTTTGAAAGTTGTCTGTGTGGTGGAACCTTAAGTTACGCTGAACTAACACCCAAAGGTGTTAAAAAAACGGCCAGAAATATGGGTAAATCTCAGTCCCACAGTCATCAGATCAGTGATCAACATATAAATAAACACCAAATTATTAACCTTCATTCTGAAAATATATGTCCATTATGTGGGCAGATAAACAAAGTAAAATCAGCATTTTGTTCTAAATGCGGGAAGATACTTAAAACCGGAGGACCTGCTAACTGGTATGACTATGGTTATGTTTTAGAAGAGCGGCAGAAAAGGAAAAAGAGTTTAAGGGGATTATATGAACGTATTGATCTGTGGGGTGTGGGGTGTGGAATCATATTCCTGATAGGAATGACCATCCTCAGTAACATCATCATCTTTTTTGGACTGGTACGATTAACAGTTCAAAATGCAAATGAACCTACATTATTCTCATTTTTAGGTGGAGCATCCCTGATTTCTTTATCAATATTCTCACTATCCGGATTTGTCTCGGCAGCGGCTATTGGCACCAGAAGTTATATTGAAGGAATTGTAAACGGGGCCTTGGTAGGAATTTGTGTAGCAGTGGTAATTTCAATCATTCCCGGAGTATTTGT
This DNA window, taken from Methanobacterium subterraneum, encodes the following:
- a CDS encoding protein-L-isoaspartate O-methyltransferase produces the protein MKEKRKDLVEKLFNQGYINTEKVKEAMLKVPREEFMPPENSSYAYLDRPFPIGKGQTISAPHMVAIIAEKLELTDGMRILEIGTGLGYNAAVVAEIAGNEGHVYTIERIPALVEKSRENLNKTGYSDRVTVIEGDGTIGYPDKAPYDRIYGTASAPKIPEPLKKQLKIGGKLIMPMGSDYYQELVLVMRISDDDFQTRNLGGVVFVPMIGKHGWPENK
- a CDS encoding tRNA (N(6)-L-threonylcarbamoyladenosine(37)-C(2))-methylthiotransferase, whose amino-acid sequence is MKIYIETFGCTFNQADSQIMAGLLEETGGEIVTSLEDADVIVINTCYVKQPTEQKITNHIQKIQTQFPQKKLLIAGCMVDIDPEKLKKLAPKAGWIGARRINSIPNVVKSIMDNHIIRETGHGHDIKTGLPRKRSNPRVHILQICEGCLGRCSYCCTRFARGDLQSYPSSLLKAESEQAVEDGCIEIQLTAQDTAAYGKDSGENLADLINQITSIEGDFRVRVGMMHPKNIKEDLASITNSFKNEKVYNFLHLPLQSGSNRILSDMKRGHSVEEYKAIVKQFQMEIPELSLATDIIVGYPTEEEDDFNATLNVISEIRPDFLHISKYHHRPGTRSSLLPPIDHAIMKKRSRDLNDLKVAIAIKNNQRFMGTNQKILITDRGSKGGYIGRTNSYKTVVVEKAHLGTFQDVEITQALSTYLKGNLKR
- a CDS encoding zinc-ribbon domain-containing protein; amino-acid sequence: MQYLICENCGGYYALMDGESPSDFDSCQCGGKFYLVEDDGLHIKSPMILCQYCGNPNPTNTAFCSECGQILIPAKELSAVIRGEKFKPLGIFAGVAFILVSIFILGLFV
- a CDS encoding zinc ribbon domain-containing protein, with amino-acid sequence MTYLLCHECGGYYKLQEGESPDDFACCQCGGELFPASLNEILFQKTSLKCPGCGEVSDGKTFCPYCGTILDTHESSRYNEHFHFHVVEAKTSKNIYAGRKVKTTDPEDWFLRDRLRIDTDGNYFRQELPSMFDRHGEKGSGLNHLWEFGFLIQDLLSGSENRVTRFSKLKSPVELGLLIYLGSCLVFYYFGGDVAFQISIIFMLIASTITSFMLNKKDYSDIFIDINLLAGLSIFAVILLIFLFIRYSIFQSLPHETPGSGLSNTRLILILLLTVTVANIGGLTGVFIRKKIL